Proteins encoded within one genomic window of Halocatena marina:
- a CDS encoding PadR family transcriptional regulator, protein MHDLTGFQRDLLYVIAGREEPHGLAIKDELEDYYEKEIHHGRLYPNLDTLVEKGLVEKGQLDRRTNYYEVTRRGQREIEARNEWEDEYLEAEGV, encoded by the coding sequence ATGCACGACTTGACTGGTTTCCAGCGTGACCTGCTGTACGTGATTGCTGGTCGTGAAGAACCACACGGTCTCGCGATCAAAGATGAGCTCGAAGACTATTACGAAAAAGAGATTCATCACGGCCGCCTATATCCGAATCTCGATACCCTCGTCGAAAAGGGGCTGGTCGAAAAGGGACAGTTAGACCGACGCACCAACTACTACGAAGTGACTCGACGCGGGCAGCGTGAGATCGAAGCCCGCAACGAGTGGGAGGATGAATATCTCGAAGCAGAAGGCGTATAA
- a CDS encoding HTH domain-containing protein: MSDTTAPSRTLELFVRSLSSSDMGVRIDEVLDQLNRLRADGCVDEYTVTVWGERMSTNPITTRTDEGAFIRSRIVEFRQWAHEHDVTLEGGFETRTIHSAITGETHEFITLPSLVLTARHNDTLEWIVPFSGSDGPVTSVWDHLTSLMNEQPDSEERRSLPAVDV, encoded by the coding sequence ATGTCGGATACGACCGCACCCTCCCGTACGCTCGAATTGTTTGTCCGGTCGTTGTCATCGAGTGATATGGGTGTTCGAATCGACGAAGTACTCGATCAACTCAATCGGTTACGGGCTGATGGGTGTGTTGATGAGTATACAGTGACTGTCTGGGGTGAACGCATGAGTACTAATCCAATTACCACCCGGACAGACGAGGGAGCGTTCATTCGCAGTCGTATCGTCGAGTTCAGACAGTGGGCCCATGAGCACGATGTAACACTCGAAGGTGGATTTGAGACCCGAACGATCCACTCAGCTATAACGGGCGAGACTCATGAGTTCATTACACTCCCCAGTTTGGTCCTTACAGCCCGACACAACGACACACTCGAATGGATCGTTCCCTTTTCGGGATCCGATGGTCCGGTAACATCGGTGTGGGATCACCTCACAAGCCTCATGAACGAACAACCCGACTCAGAAGAAAGGAGATCACTGCCTGCTGTGGATGTCTGA
- a CDS encoding MBL fold metallo-hydrolase produces MVQSNWGTWFINDEVEAVDPDGLSIWYLGCNGFILRTKSTTVYIDPYFGSGTAPETIRMLPIPMAPTDATMCDAVLVTHEHIDHMHPPSYGPLVETLEADLYAPKAAYDKPDYDGDMLISDDQKHVIEVGDHVTIGDLTVNVREANDPDAIEPVSYVVEHTSGTFFHAGDSRPADAFKDLAREFDIDLGALALGTVGNVYKLDSNTAETTDWYNDENQIIEAANALGLTRLLPSHYDMWKGVGADPKVLHEHARSYEYPRSIEIVEIGDRLEINKSGVIPPTMFQSV; encoded by the coding sequence ATGGTTCAGTCCAACTGGGGAACGTGGTTCATCAACGATGAGGTAGAAGCCGTCGATCCGGACGGACTGTCGATCTGGTATCTCGGTTGTAACGGTTTTATTCTCCGAACCAAATCGACGACAGTCTACATCGACCCGTATTTTGGGAGTGGAACAGCACCGGAGACGATACGGATGCTTCCGATACCGATGGCTCCGACGGACGCGACGATGTGTGATGCAGTGCTTGTTACGCACGAACACATCGATCACATGCATCCGCCGTCCTATGGGCCGCTCGTGGAGACACTCGAGGCCGACCTCTATGCACCCAAAGCAGCATACGACAAGCCGGATTACGATGGCGATATGCTCATCTCAGACGATCAAAAGCACGTTATTGAGGTGGGCGATCACGTCACGATCGGTGATCTCACGGTGAACGTCAGAGAAGCGAATGACCCAGACGCTATCGAACCGGTCTCGTACGTTGTTGAACACACATCGGGAACGTTTTTCCACGCTGGTGATTCCCGTCCTGCAGACGCGTTCAAAGATCTTGCCAGAGAGTTCGATATCGACCTCGGGGCGCTAGCGCTTGGCACGGTTGGGAACGTCTACAAACTCGATTCGAACACAGCAGAAACGACTGACTGGTACAATGATGAAAATCAGATCATTGAGGCTGCGAACGCGCTTGGTCTCACTCGTCTTCTCCCATCACATTATGATATGTGGAAAGGCGTTGGTGCTGACCCAAAGGTGTTGCACGAACACGCCCGTTCGTACGAATATCCCCGCTCTATCGAGATCGTCGAAATCGGAGACCGACTAGAGATTAATAAATCAGGAGTGATCCCGCCAACAATGTTTCAGTCGGTCTAA
- a CDS encoding helix-turn-helix domain-containing protein translates to MATHITCHLPTDEFALNQTLSSISGISLTCERIAALGDKAVTPLLRFRGADLEPLEAALEDDPTVDEFEVLTHGREEALCYISWNSRVTLLVRMLTATEALVLSGAATKERWTFRLLFPTRDALSRLDEFCTNHNLSLDVSCVETWDGNGPDPLGLTADQYEALVTAYKHGYFKVPRDIVLDDLAVEMGISHQALSERLRRGHDTLVQRVLHPASIEPDTDDETTSTESKSSETSPVPSSRLPTVNLD, encoded by the coding sequence ATGGCAACTCATATTACATGCCATCTCCCCACCGACGAGTTCGCCTTGAATCAAACGTTGAGCAGTATCTCTGGCATCTCGCTCACGTGTGAACGAATAGCGGCACTCGGTGACAAGGCAGTCACACCGCTTCTCAGGTTCCGTGGGGCAGATCTCGAACCACTCGAAGCAGCACTCGAGGATGATCCGACAGTCGATGAGTTCGAGGTGCTGACTCATGGGAGAGAAGAAGCGCTGTGTTATATCAGCTGGAACAGCCGGGTGACCCTGCTCGTCCGAATGCTGACAGCGACAGAAGCGCTTGTCCTCTCTGGCGCTGCCACGAAAGAACGCTGGACGTTTCGACTTCTCTTTCCGACGCGGGATGCTCTTTCTCGACTCGACGAATTCTGCACAAACCACAATCTTTCGCTGGACGTGAGCTGCGTTGAGACGTGGGACGGTAACGGCCCCGATCCACTCGGACTTACAGCTGACCAGTACGAGGCGCTCGTTACCGCCTACAAACATGGATACTTCAAGGTTCCGCGCGACATCGTTCTCGACGATCTCGCTGTCGAGATGGGTATTTCTCACCAGGCGCTCTCCGAACGTCTCCGGCGTGGTCACGACACACTCGTCCAGCGAGTGCTTCACCCAGCATCGATCGAACCCGATACCGACGACGAAACAACAAGCACGGAGTCAAAGTCGTCGGAAACATCACCAGTGCCATCGTCTCGGCTGCCAACGGTCAACCTCGACTAG
- the gatE gene encoding Glu-tRNA(Gln) amidotransferase subunit GatE — protein MTAYDYEEVGLMSGLEIHQQLDTATKLFCECPTVRREPANATRQITRYLHPTRSELGEIDEAALEESRIEREFTYLGYDTTCLVEEDDEPPHRIDEEALSVALEIAKLLDMNPVDQAHIMRKIVVDGSNTSGFQRSTLIATDGQIETDDGPVTITDLLIEEESCQRVEETDAGVTYSLDRLGIPLVEIGTGPDLRTPEQAQEAAATIGMLLRSTGAVKRGLGTIRQDVNVSIEDGARVELKGVQSLDDIAAIVENEVKRQVHLIEISETLQERSASVGDPVDVTGVFEDTDSGVIASANAVRAVPLFGFDGLVGREIQSDRRLGTEFSDHAVRSGAGGVFHTDELPAYGVTQDEVDALREAVGASEDDAVALVAAPESISTQAIEAVAERARDAITGVPEETRGANPDTTSEYLRPLPGAARMYPETDVSPVSIDPSDVQTPELLTEKRERYVSDLDLDSTLAEQVAYGRWMPVFERAVEQEIDPTLAARTLEGTITELRRDDVPVETLREEHLIETLELVTQDELAKEGVTDVLTVLANEPDLTADQAVDEAGLSGVDDETVRTTIAEIAERNEGQIREEGMGAFSALMGECMGALRGKADGELVSSILREEIQKRT, from the coding sequence ATGACCGCATACGACTATGAGGAGGTTGGTCTCATGTCCGGATTAGAGATCCACCAGCAGCTCGATACAGCCACGAAACTCTTCTGTGAATGTCCAACAGTTCGACGCGAGCCGGCAAATGCGACACGACAGATCACTCGGTATTTACATCCTACTCGGAGCGAACTTGGCGAAATCGACGAGGCTGCGCTCGAAGAGAGCCGAATCGAACGTGAGTTCACGTATCTCGGATATGATACGACATGTCTCGTCGAGGAGGACGATGAACCACCACATCGAATCGACGAGGAGGCACTTTCGGTGGCGCTCGAAATAGCGAAGCTCCTCGATATGAACCCCGTCGATCAGGCACACATCATGCGTAAGATCGTCGTCGATGGTTCGAACACGTCCGGGTTTCAGCGGTCTACTCTGATCGCTACTGATGGACAGATCGAAACCGACGACGGTCCAGTGACGATCACAGACCTTCTCATCGAAGAGGAGAGCTGCCAGCGCGTCGAGGAGACAGATGCCGGTGTCACCTACAGCCTCGATCGGCTCGGCATTCCGCTCGTCGAGATTGGAACCGGGCCGGACCTCCGTACACCGGAGCAGGCACAGGAAGCCGCCGCTACCATCGGCATGCTGCTCCGATCGACAGGGGCAGTAAAGCGCGGTCTCGGCACTATCCGGCAGGACGTGAACGTCTCGATCGAGGATGGGGCGCGTGTCGAACTAAAGGGTGTCCAGAGTCTCGACGACATCGCAGCAATCGTCGAAAACGAGGTAAAACGGCAGGTTCACCTGATCGAAATCAGCGAAACCCTTCAGGAACGAAGCGCGAGCGTCGGTGATCCCGTAGACGTAACGGGCGTGTTCGAGGACACTGACAGCGGCGTCATCGCAAGCGCGAACGCAGTACGCGCTGTTCCGTTGTTTGGCTTCGACGGTCTCGTTGGTCGTGAGATACAGTCCGACCGACGCCTTGGTACCGAATTCTCCGATCACGCTGTGCGAAGCGGCGCGGGCGGCGTCTTCCATACCGACGAGCTACCCGCCTACGGCGTCACACAAGACGAAGTTGATGCGCTCCGCGAGGCTGTCGGTGCAAGCGAGGACGATGCAGTTGCGCTGGTCGCCGCACCAGAATCGATCTCCACGCAGGCGATCGAGGCAGTTGCCGAACGAGCTCGTGATGCGATTACCGGTGTCCCCGAGGAGACGAGAGGCGCGAACCCCGATACGACATCGGAGTATCTCCGACCGCTCCCTGGGGCAGCACGAATGTACCCCGAAACGGACGTTTCGCCGGTCAGTATCGACCCTTCGGATGTCCAGACGCCCGAGTTGCTCACCGAAAAGCGCGAACGCTACGTCTCCGATCTCGATCTCGATTCGACGCTCGCAGAACAGGTCGCCTATGGCCGCTGGATGCCCGTTTTCGAACGAGCAGTCGAACAGGAAATCGATCCGACGCTCGCTGCACGGACGCTCGAAGGAACCATCACAGAACTACGACGAGACGATGTTCCGGTGGAAACGTTGCGCGAGGAGCATCTCATTGAGACGCTCGAACTCGTCACCCAAGACGAACTCGCAAAGGAAGGTGTCACCGACGTGCTGACCGTGCTGGCGAACGAGCCGGATCTAACTGCCGACCAAGCCGTCGACGAGGCCGGTCTTTCCGGTGTCGACGACGAGACTGTGCGAACGACGATCGCCGAGATCGCAGAGCGCAACGAGGGTCAGATCCGTGAAGAAGGAATGGGGGCGTTTTCTGCTTTGATGGGTGAGTGTATGGGAGCCCTCCGAGGGAAAGCGGACGGCGAGCTGGTGAGCAGCATCCTCCGTGAAGAAATCCAAAAACGAACCTGA
- a CDS encoding DUF2332 domain-containing protein has protein sequence MSEAAGEFQQFAAQESRGSSPLYAHLSREICEDPELLALAECVPTAQPTPNLLFAAVQYLLFETPEHPLASYYPSIAADPLPVDDETYPLFRAFCLDNRDQLQSILGTRRVQTNAVRRSAVLLPAFEYLFQRTKRTPLALLEIGPSAGLNLCLHQFGYDYGDAGRCGEQTAAVQLNCTVRGALAPPLPTTMPTIGSRIGIDVRPLDVSAVEDSKWLRALIWPEHTKRQQHLACAIETAQRDPPTLVAGDAVDRLEAVCSRIPTDETLCLFNTHALYQFSQTAREQLLDRITALGKQRDLFWLSCEYSPRLLAPVAQLLAFENGTKSASLLAMYQSHGEWIEWIDAASGVR, from the coding sequence ATGAGTGAAGCCGCTGGTGAGTTTCAGCAGTTCGCAGCGCAGGAATCTCGTGGTTCGTCACCACTCTATGCCCACCTCTCAAGAGAAATCTGCGAAGATCCCGAACTGCTTGCGCTTGCCGAGTGTGTTCCCACAGCTCAGCCGACGCCAAATCTATTGTTCGCTGCGGTCCAGTACCTGCTGTTCGAGACGCCGGAGCACCCACTCGCCTCGTACTATCCAAGTATCGCTGCGGATCCCTTGCCGGTTGATGATGAGACGTATCCGCTCTTTCGCGCGTTCTGTCTCGATAACAGGGATCAACTCCAGTCGATTCTCGGGACGCGGCGGGTCCAAACCAACGCGGTGCGCCGTAGCGCGGTGTTACTGCCCGCGTTTGAATATTTGTTCCAGCGCACAAAGCGCACCCCGCTTGCGTTGCTCGAAATCGGTCCGAGTGCGGGGTTGAATCTCTGTTTGCACCAGTTCGGCTACGATTACGGAGACGCTGGCCGCTGTGGTGAGCAGACGGCAGCCGTCCAACTCAATTGCACTGTTCGCGGAGCGCTCGCTCCACCCCTTCCAACGACCATGCCGACCATCGGCTCTCGAATTGGGATTGACGTGCGGCCGCTCGATGTCAGTGCCGTCGAGGACAGTAAGTGGCTCCGAGCGTTGATATGGCCAGAACACACAAAGCGCCAGCAGCATCTCGCTTGCGCAATCGAGACTGCACAACGCGATCCACCGACACTCGTGGCGGGGGATGCAGTCGATCGCCTCGAAGCGGTCTGTTCACGCATTCCAACCGACGAAACCCTCTGTCTATTCAATACACACGCGTTGTATCAGTTCTCACAGACGGCACGCGAGCAACTCCTCGATCGGATCACAGCACTCGGAAAACAGCGGGATCTCTTCTGGCTGTCGTGTGAGTACTCCCCGCGATTACTTGCGCCAGTTGCGCAGTTGCTCGCCTTCGAAAACGGTACTAAGAGCGCATCACTGTTGGCGATGTACCAATCACACGGCGAATGGATCGAGTGGATCGATGCGGCCTCGGGAGTTCGGTAA
- a CDS encoding aspartate ammonia-lyase: MSDQGYRIERDSLGEVEVPADAYWGAQTQRAVENFPISSVTFGRRFIRALGIVKKSAARANRDLDHIATDKADCIIEAADEVIDGEHDDQFPVDVFQTGSGTSSNMNANEVIANRATERYGGTIGSREIHPNDHVNFGQSSNDVIPTAMHIAALEAVEDDLLPALEALRDALAAKETEFDDVVKTGRTHLQDATPVRLGQEFGGYRAQVEKGITRLEDATPRLAELALGGTAVGTGLNTDPEFPPRAAEYIAEETGLPFREADNHFEAQAAHDAMSEIHGAIRVVAGSVNKIANDLRLLASGPRNGLGEIDQPENQPGSSIMPGKINPVVAESVNQVHKQVVGNDAAVSVAAADGQIDLNLYKPVLAHNVLQSVELLSNASSVFAERFIAPLEADREHCEQQVERSMALATALNPSIGYDKAAEVGKTALKEGKTVREVAVEKGYLTEAEADQVLDPVKMTEPGILGDE; the protein is encoded by the coding sequence ATGAGCGATCAGGGTTATCGAATCGAGCGAGACAGTCTTGGTGAGGTAGAGGTCCCAGCAGACGCATATTGGGGCGCACAGACTCAGCGGGCAGTCGAGAACTTTCCGATCAGCTCCGTCACGTTCGGTCGGCGCTTCATCCGCGCGCTCGGAATCGTGAAAAAGTCGGCTGCACGGGCGAACCGCGATTTGGATCACATTGCCACCGACAAAGCGGACTGTATCATCGAGGCTGCGGACGAGGTCATCGATGGCGAACACGACGATCAGTTCCCCGTCGATGTCTTCCAGACCGGGAGCGGCACGTCCTCGAATATGAACGCAAACGAAGTCATCGCCAACAGAGCAACAGAGCGCTACGGCGGGACGATCGGTTCACGGGAGATACATCCGAACGATCACGTCAACTTCGGCCAATCGAGCAACGACGTTATCCCGACCGCGATGCATATCGCTGCGCTCGAAGCCGTCGAGGACGATCTGTTGCCCGCACTCGAAGCGCTTCGTGATGCACTCGCGGCGAAAGAAACGGAGTTCGACGATGTCGTAAAAACCGGCCGCACGCATCTACAAGATGCGACACCGGTCCGGCTCGGGCAGGAGTTCGGTGGTTACCGCGCGCAGGTGGAGAAGGGAATTACCCGCCTCGAAGACGCCACGCCACGATTGGCAGAACTCGCTCTCGGTGGAACAGCGGTCGGAACCGGCCTGAACACCGATCCTGAGTTCCCACCACGCGCCGCTGAATATATCGCAGAGGAGACGGGACTTCCGTTCCGTGAGGCAGACAACCACTTCGAGGCCCAAGCCGCCCACGACGCGATGAGCGAGATCCACGGCGCGATCCGGGTCGTCGCTGGCTCGGTGAACAAGATCGCGAACGATCTCCGTCTGCTCGCTTCGGGACCACGGAACGGATTGGGCGAAATTGACCAGCCTGAAAACCAACCCGGCTCTTCGATCATGCCAGGGAAGATCAACCCTGTTGTTGCCGAGTCGGTTAATCAGGTCCACAAGCAGGTTGTCGGTAACGACGCGGCAGTCTCGGTCGCCGCGGCGGACGGACAGATCGACCTCAACCTCTATAAGCCCGTCCTCGCGCACAACGTTCTCCAGTCGGTCGAGTTGCTCTCGAACGCTAGCAGTGTGTTCGCAGAGCGATTCATTGCCCCACTCGAAGCCGATCGGGAACACTGTGAACAACAGGTTGAGCGGAGCATGGCGCTTGCAACTGCGCTCAATCCGAGTATCGGCTACGATAAGGCCGCCGAAGTCGGGAAGACTGCACTCAAAGAGGGGAAAACCGTCCGCGAAGTCGCTGTCGAGAAGGGATATCTCACCGAAGCGGAAGCCGACCAAGTGCTCGATCCAGTGAAGATGACCGAGCCGGGCATTCTCGGAGACGAGTGA
- a CDS encoding BGTF surface domain-containing protein, with the protein MTDTTTTIRSQILTTIVTCSVFVGAIVVGLLVVVASVGSVSAIATHDSESFVTNDVTEANSDAIDATMDVGGNVTVQSLTSDTQGTLTIQTAPSSSSLDTVTNVSAAAVDDQTIAIDDALILRLSSTELSNAIASGNGSSGTNAERLLELEQSGDIDIDITQTNDDDAKRLDLGATVENGGLKVLHAGSVLYIVIDTERAEFKRGEQTVDAAPDDQFEVTVTGNETSVSADFEIEPRAASFDTTDDQGTIAVKAETNQTVSGETTVAPGTYLTIRAQSDKRSSFVITRTTSVESDGTFDLDFDFTNVTKGTSFDLTIPNQGFEDNASTAGIVQRPSTASVSVNNQNIGANETQTIVVRSVNLSEGGFITVHDRSFFDTENETKPAQSLRGAKYIRPGLQNNTSIELDIPYKRSGTVVVVPYHDTNGNHELDITTGDEPYVGADGGPIANSANASVGDGIGQGTTTELDPQNETVPSVPSPVNGTDDYALPNGSDGTGTHALDGATGSNEDGERGDESNIGNKKTTLKADGTTETDGPGFGLAAGVVAIGVITLLSAHRTREN; encoded by the coding sequence ATGACGGATACAACGACCACAATACGTAGTCAGATCCTTACAACAATAGTGACGTGTTCGGTCTTTGTTGGAGCGATCGTGGTGGGATTGCTCGTTGTCGTCGCAAGCGTTGGAAGTGTGAGTGCTATCGCCACGCACGATAGTGAATCATTCGTGACTAATGACGTCACCGAAGCGAACAGCGACGCTATCGATGCTACGATGGATGTCGGGGGGAATGTAACCGTCCAGTCCCTCACGTCGGATACTCAGGGGACACTGACGATCCAAACAGCCCCATCATCCAGTTCATTGGATACAGTCACCAACGTTTCTGCAGCTGCTGTGGATGACCAGACGATCGCCATCGATGACGCTCTGATCCTCCGTCTGTCGTCGACGGAGCTGTCGAACGCGATCGCTTCGGGTAACGGATCGTCGGGCACCAACGCCGAACGGCTTCTCGAGCTGGAACAGTCCGGCGACATCGACATCGACATCACACAGACAAATGACGACGACGCCAAGAGACTCGACCTCGGGGCAACGGTGGAGAACGGCGGACTCAAAGTACTCCACGCAGGAAGTGTTCTGTATATTGTCATCGACACAGAGCGGGCGGAGTTCAAGCGCGGAGAGCAGACAGTCGATGCAGCGCCAGATGATCAGTTCGAAGTGACCGTTACCGGAAACGAGACGTCGGTGTCAGCGGATTTCGAGATTGAACCACGGGCAGCGTCGTTCGATACCACAGACGATCAGGGAACGATCGCTGTCAAAGCAGAAACCAACCAAACAGTATCTGGGGAGACAACCGTGGCTCCGGGGACGTACCTCACAATTCGGGCGCAATCAGACAAACGATCTTCGTTCGTTATTACACGGACGACGTCGGTGGAGTCTGACGGAACATTCGATCTCGATTTCGACTTTACCAACGTCACGAAAGGGACGTCATTCGATCTAACAATTCCGAATCAAGGATTCGAAGACAACGCATCAACCGCAGGAATTGTACAACGGCCATCGACTGCTTCGGTGAGCGTCAACAATCAGAATATCGGAGCGAACGAGACACAGACCATCGTTGTCAGGTCTGTTAATCTCTCCGAGGGTGGGTTCATAACGGTGCACGATCGGTCGTTCTTCGATACCGAGAACGAGACAAAGCCAGCACAAAGTCTTCGAGGGGCCAAATATATTAGACCTGGTCTACAGAACAACACATCAATTGAGCTTGATATTCCATATAAACGCAGCGGTACGGTTGTCGTTGTTCCGTACCACGATACGAATGGAAACCATGAATTGGACATCACGACCGGAGACGAGCCATACGTAGGGGCCGACGGTGGGCCGATCGCCAACTCGGCGAACGCGTCTGTCGGAGACGGAATCGGACAAGGAACGACCACAGAGCTTGATCCCCAGAATGAGACGGTGCCGTCTGTGCCGTCGCCGGTCAATGGCACAGACGATTATGCCCTCCCGAATGGGAGTGATGGAACGGGCACTCACGCACTCGACGGCGCAACCGGATCGAACGAAGACGGCGAAAGAGGGGACGAATCGAATATCGGTAACAAGAAAACGACGCTCAAAGCCGATGGAACCACAGAAACAGATGGTCCCGGATTCGGACTCGCTGCGGGAGTCGTAGCTATCGGCGTGATAACGTTGCTTTCAGCCCACAGAACGCGAGAGAACTGA